A stretch of Desulfarculaceae bacterium DNA encodes these proteins:
- the ispF gene encoding 2-C-methyl-D-erythritol 2,4-cyclodiphosphate synthase, with translation MGGRDNFKVTTPEDLALARGLLGGGERVGQGFDAHRLEPGRRLVLGGVELEHDRGLLGHSDADVLTHAVMDALLAAAGMGDIGQMFPDSDPAFAGADSIALLGAVKERLAGAGWQPAQVSATLLAQAPKIAPHYPAMRARLAEALGLEPGLVNVAASTTEGLGFVGRGEGMAALATARIVPR, from the coding sequence ATGGGCGGGCGAGACAATTTCAAGGTGACCACCCCCGAGGACCTGGCCCTGGCCAGGGGCCTTTTGGGCGGCGGCGAGCGGGTGGGGCAGGGTTTCGACGCCCACCGCCTGGAGCCGGGCCGCCGCCTGGTTTTAGGCGGGGTGGAGTTGGAGCACGACCGGGGCCTGTTGGGCCATTCCGACGCGGACGTCCTCACCCACGCGGTGATGGACGCCCTGTTGGCGGCGGCCGGTATGGGAGACATCGGCCAGATGTTCCCGGACAGCGACCCGGCCTTTGCCGGCGCGGACAGCATCGCCCTGCTGGGGGCGGTGAAGGAGCGCCTGGCCGGGGCGGGCTGGCAACCGGCCCAGGTGAGCGCCACCCTTTTGGCCCAGGCGCCCAAGATCGCGCCCCACTACCCGGCCATGCGCGCCCGTTTGGCCGAGGCCCTGGGCCTGGAGCCCGGCCTGGTGAATGTGGCGGCCAGCACCACCGAGGGCCTGGGCTTCGTGGGGCGGGGCGAGGGCATGGCCGCCCTGGCCACGGCCCGCATTGTGCCGCGCTGA